The Apium graveolens cultivar Ventura chromosome 6, ASM990537v1, whole genome shotgun sequence genome contains a region encoding:
- the LOC141668103 gene encoding YTH domain-containing protein ECT3-like has translation MERTRMISTKSGDSRAAAADKKWVMSDESRTLNGMMHTISGDGAPIDEKRASMNDESGYNEKLNQSGASSDSSLTSGYRSACLLISRGPRNQRNKSFSDRPAVDDWRQILSPRDQYNQEDFRTNYDNAKFYVIKSIGEDDIHKSIKYSVWSSTNHGNGKLNDVFCKTQQDTSEADPVCPIFLFFVVNRGGQFVGVAEMIGRVDFVKTLDFWQSKNWNGFFPVKWHIIKDVPNRQLSHIIIERINRPVTHTRDLQEIGLQQGLEMLRIFKNYTAMTSMLDDISFYDKREQSIRLGR, from the exons ATGGAGAGAACAAGGATGATATCTACCAAGTCCGGTGACAGTCGTGCAGCGGCGGCCGACAAAAAATGGGTGATGAGTGACGAATCTCGTACTC TTAACGGGATGATGCATACCATATCTGGGGACGGTGCACCGATTGACGAAAAAAGGGCTTCAATGAATGACGAATCTG GATATAATGAAAAATTAAATCAATCAGGTGCCAGCAGCGATTCAAGC TTAACTTCTGGTTATAGGTCAGCCTGTCTGTTAATTTCTCGTGGTCCTCGAAACCAAAGGAACAAATCTTTTTCAGATAGACCGGCTGTGGATGATTGGAGGCAGATCTTATCACCAAGAGATCAATACAATCAAGAAGATTTCCGGACAAACTATGATAATGCCAAGTTTTATGTCATCAAGTCAATTGGTGAAGATGACATACATAAAAGCATTAAATACAGTGTCTGGTCAAGTACCAATCATGGTAATGGGAAACTGAATGACGTTTTTTGTAAAACACAGCAGGACACAAGTGAAGCTGATCCTGTTTGTCCAATTTTCCTGTTTTTTGTG GTCAATAGGGGTGGGCAGTTTGTAGGCGTGGCTGAAATGATCGGAAGGGTGGACTTTGTCAAGACACTGGACTTTTGGCAGAGCAAAAACTGGAATGGGTTCTTTCCAGTGAAGTGGCACATAATTAAGGATGTTCCCAACAGACAACTGAGTCACATTATTATTGAGAGAATTAATAGACCTGTAACACATACCAGGGATCTGCAGGAG ATTGGACTCCAACAAGGTTTAGAAATGCTGAGAATTTTCAAGAACTATACAGCAATGACATCAATGTTGGATGATATCAGCTTCTATGATAAGAGGGAGCAGAGCATTCGCTTAGGGCGATGA